The Paenibacillus sp. MBLB1832 genome has a window encoding:
- a CDS encoding golvesin C-terminal-like domain-containing protein has protein sequence MARRIRYRLVILALGVMVALTAITFQPQPAQAGFSSFVTRTGNQLKLDGTTYRFSGANLYWLGLYKVKGDTAATYPTKFRVIDALQTAKEMGASVVRAHTLGVSVGCSLCIMPSLGTYNEEAFKKVDFAIKAAGDAGIRLIIPLTDNYTYYHGGKKTFTDWRGKAESTFYTDATVINDFKGYISALLNRVNSYTGVAYKNDPTILAWETGNELSSPVSWTQTVADYIKSVDANHLVMDGHYGVDTNALSLSSVDIYSSHFNGTLMMMTASAISSQAALAVSGNKVFVAGEYDWSNSKGTGDLTGFISQIETNTNVGGDMYWSMFGHGDQSGFLKNDDGYSLNYPGETTDLRTRSQQLRNHSYFMKVVSTPAAGTTGAALLTSITKDASGVSLQWRGTAGADNYSVERATAGATGPWTVVCNQCVTDYSGSYLDTSSTGAVWYRIRSYNRDGVAGAYSEVAAFDGSHEVQVVDEQSADTTGKWPISSYATGAFQGQYLIASTGTGASTVKWKVGVKQPGNYNVYYWLPDGYTDRASNASFKIYDTAGVQNVTVNEQLTGGQWKYLGKGNFTTSAPGYIELSDSGNNAYVTAGAIKLVNADTAITLDNTNATITGSWSASTNMPNYYGSNYLIKTVGTGAAAVRWTPTITEAGTYQIYYWLPDGYTDRITNASYTVYDGNSVNTGYTVNEQSAGGSWILLGSHPFNIGTSGYIEMKDTGNNTYVVADAIRLVKQ, from the coding sequence GTGGCAAGAAGAATCAGATATCGCTTGGTCATCCTTGCTCTTGGTGTTATGGTAGCGCTTACGGCAATAACGTTTCAACCTCAACCTGCTCAGGCCGGGTTCAGCTCTTTCGTCACCCGCACCGGCAATCAGCTTAAGTTGGACGGCACGACGTACCGTTTCTCAGGGGCTAATCTGTATTGGCTTGGCTTGTACAAGGTGAAAGGTGATACTGCCGCCACCTACCCGACGAAATTCCGAGTGATCGACGCGCTCCAAACTGCCAAGGAAATGGGGGCGAGCGTTGTACGTGCCCACACGCTGGGCGTGTCGGTCGGATGCTCGCTCTGCATTATGCCCTCACTCGGCACCTATAACGAAGAAGCCTTCAAGAAAGTAGACTTCGCCATCAAGGCTGCAGGCGACGCAGGCATTCGCCTGATCATCCCGCTTACGGACAATTACACGTATTATCATGGTGGCAAAAAGACGTTTACCGACTGGCGCGGCAAGGCGGAATCCACCTTCTATACCGACGCGACGGTAATAAACGACTTCAAGGGCTATATCAGCGCTCTTCTGAATCGCGTCAACTCGTACACTGGCGTCGCTTACAAGAACGACCCGACCATTCTCGCGTGGGAGACGGGCAACGAACTCTCCTCCCCGGTCAGCTGGACGCAGACGGTCGCGGACTACATCAAGAGCGTCGACGCCAATCACCTGGTCATGGACGGTCATTACGGTGTCGATACGAATGCCTTATCCTTATCCAGCGTCGACATCTACTCCTCCCACTTCAACGGCACACTGATGATGATGACGGCAAGCGCCATCTCCAGCCAAGCCGCCCTAGCCGTAAGCGGCAATAAAGTGTTCGTCGCAGGGGAGTACGATTGGTCGAATTCCAAGGGGACAGGCGATTTGACAGGCTTTATCTCGCAGATCGAGACCAATACGAATGTCGGAGGCGATATGTATTGGTCGATGTTCGGACATGGCGATCAGTCCGGCTTCCTTAAGAATGACGACGGCTATTCCCTCAACTATCCCGGTGAGACGACAGACCTTCGCACCCGGTCCCAGCAACTGCGGAATCACAGCTACTTCATGAAGGTCGTCTCCACACCCGCGGCAGGCACGACAGGCGCGGCCTTGCTTACTTCAATTACCAAAGATGCAAGCGGCGTTTCACTCCAATGGAGAGGGACAGCCGGAGCGGACAACTATTCAGTTGAGCGGGCGACAGCCGGAGCGACCGGCCCTTGGACGGTCGTCTGCAATCAGTGTGTCACCGATTATAGCGGTTCTTATCTCGATACCAGCTCGACAGGCGCTGTCTGGTATCGGATCCGGTCGTACAACCGCGACGGAGTAGCAGGCGCTTACTCCGAAGTTGCCGCCTTCGACGGCTCGCATGAAGTTCAGGTGGTTGACGAGCAATCCGCCGATACGACAGGCAAATGGCCCATTTCGTCTTATGCGACAGGCGCCTTCCAAGGCCAATATTTGATCGCTTCGACAGGAACGGGCGCCTCAACGGTCAAGTGGAAGGTTGGCGTGAAGCAGCCTGGTAATTACAACGTCTATTACTGGCTGCCCGACGGCTACACAGACCGCGCATCCAACGCATCCTTCAAAATTTACGATACAGCCGGCGTACAGAACGTGACGGTGAATGAGCAATTAACCGGAGGCCAATGGAAATATCTTGGAAAGGGCAACTTTACGACTTCGGCCCCGGGCTATATTGAACTGTCCGACAGCGGGAACAACGCTTATGTGACAGCAGGCGCGATTAAGTTAGTCAATGCCGACACCGCCATCACGTTGGATAATACGAACGCTACCATTACAGGGAGCTGGAGCGCATCAACGAATATGCCAAACTACTACGGCTCGAACTATTTGATCAAGACAGTCGGAACCGGGGCCGCAGCCGTTCGCTGGACACCTACGATTACAGAAGCAGGCACATACCAGATTTACTACTGGCTGCCGGACGGCTATACGGATCGAATCACCAATGCCTCGTATACGGTGTATGACGGCAACAGTGTCAATACAGGCTATACCGTAAATGAACAGAGTGCTGGCGGGTCGTGGATCCTATTAGGGTCGCATCCCTTCAACATCGGAACCTCCGGTTATATCGAGATGAAGGATACCGGCAACAACACGTATGTCGTAGCCGACGCGATTCGATTGGTGAAGCAATAA
- a CDS encoding ABC transporter permease yields MLARSTERRDFLLQKKLLAAFFQHRIHYAMLLPGMLYFLVYKYLPMYGAVIAFKDFSINDGILGSSWANPWYKHFKYFYDSPYFAQVMTNTLLISIYKLFWLMPTSILLAILLSEIRWKPFRNIVQSILYMPHFISWVIILGISLALFSEADGLINTMLKDWGLHSFPFLTSNEWIRSLLVGSDLWQNMGWGAIVYLAAIAGIDPTLYEAARVDGAGRLRMIWHITLPGIRNVIVLMLILRMGTILDAGFEQIYVMYNIQVYEKADIIDTWVFRTGLEQFNFSLGAAVGLYKSIIALTLVVTANAIAKRWGESIW; encoded by the coding sequence ATGCTCGCTCGTTCAACAGAAAGGAGAGACTTCCTCTTGCAGAAGAAATTACTGGCCGCCTTTTTCCAGCACCGAATTCATTATGCGATGCTGCTACCGGGTATGTTGTATTTTTTGGTCTACAAATACTTGCCCATGTACGGAGCAGTGATCGCTTTCAAAGATTTTAGTATCAATGACGGCATTCTAGGAAGCTCGTGGGCGAATCCATGGTACAAGCACTTTAAGTACTTCTATGATTCGCCTTATTTTGCCCAAGTCATGACGAATACGCTGCTGATTAGCATTTACAAACTGTTCTGGCTCATGCCGACTTCGATCCTTCTTGCCATCTTGCTGTCTGAGATTAGGTGGAAGCCGTTCCGCAATATTGTACAGTCCATCCTGTACATGCCGCACTTTATATCGTGGGTGATCATTCTCGGCATCTCGCTTGCCTTGTTCTCGGAAGCAGACGGACTGATCAATACCATGCTGAAGGATTGGGGCCTCCACTCCTTCCCGTTCCTGACGTCTAACGAGTGGATTCGTTCTCTGCTCGTTGGCTCGGACTTGTGGCAGAACATGGGCTGGGGCGCGATTGTATACCTGGCCGCCATCGCCGGCATCGACCCTACTCTATATGAAGCGGCGCGTGTCGACGGAGCTGGCAGACTCCGCATGATCTGGCATATCACGCTTCCTGGGATTCGCAATGTCATCGTGTTGATGCTCATCCTAAGGATGGGAACCATACTCGATGCCGGATTCGAGCAGATTTACGTGATGTACAACATCCAGGTATATGAGAAAGCCGATATTATCGACACCTGGGTTTTCCGAACAGGCCTTGAACAATTCAACTTCAGTCTTGGCGCGGCCGTCGGTCTGTACAAATCGATCATTGCACTAACCCTCGTGGTCACTGCAAATGCCATAGCTAAGCGGTGGGGGGAAAGTATATGGTAA
- a CDS encoding extracellular solute-binding protein — protein MKRNWKLLSICTTACLSLALSACGGSNTSEKNAGAASPSATAKSSEPVKLSVLVSGPGLSEVDKKLQGEIGKKLGIDFDFNTVPAGSNNDYANQINIRVASSSAPDLFTVTNDQMQQFTKQGVILDLTKYLDKMPNLKKAYTEADLGKGKVDGKLMALPKRASVPYRSLMIRQDWLDKLGLPVPKTVDELATVIKAFHDKDPDGNGKQDTYGLTGYGLDAFAPIFGAFGTSYGYFNAPLITGNLTVKDNKAIYTTAQPETKQAVQFIGQLFTSGAIDPDLLTNKGTAAPTKAQKGQVGVIYANWSDMFKDEHIKLITETNPNAKFVSIDPPVGPGGKFMGAFDDSSADWRVALPKSLEKSPEKLDKALAYLDFITGAGEGQNVVMFGLEGTHYTKEGSTIKPLPAMSELGTTYQLQLTGRDEIPYLYTKFPKQKEYIDFAVKQPYLKVYNNFPKIPEGLNKSDKDRFENEEMIKFLFGKRPLDQYDDFIKTLNTTYQLPKYLDEATKSFKEQGMIK, from the coding sequence ATGAAACGAAACTGGAAACTATTATCCATCTGTACGACCGCCTGCTTATCTCTTGCGCTTAGCGCATGCGGAGGAAGCAACACCTCGGAGAAGAATGCAGGAGCGGCGAGTCCAAGCGCCACTGCCAAGTCGAGCGAGCCCGTCAAGCTGAGCGTGCTGGTCAGCGGTCCCGGTCTGAGTGAAGTCGATAAGAAGTTGCAAGGGGAGATCGGCAAAAAGCTAGGCATCGATTTCGACTTCAATACAGTTCCTGCCGGCAGCAACAACGACTATGCCAATCAGATCAACATTCGCGTTGCGTCTTCGAGCGCCCCGGACCTATTCACCGTTACGAACGACCAGATGCAACAATTCACCAAGCAAGGCGTTATTCTCGACCTGACCAAGTACCTGGACAAAATGCCAAATTTGAAAAAAGCTTACACGGAAGCGGATCTTGGGAAAGGGAAGGTCGACGGCAAGCTGATGGCTTTACCGAAGCGAGCTTCCGTTCCCTATCGTTCCCTAATGATTCGTCAAGACTGGCTTGATAAATTGGGACTCCCTGTTCCGAAGACGGTTGATGAGCTTGCGACTGTCATTAAAGCGTTCCATGACAAGGACCCGGATGGGAACGGCAAACAAGATACGTATGGTCTAACCGGATACGGACTTGACGCCTTCGCTCCAATCTTCGGCGCATTCGGCACAAGCTACGGCTATTTCAACGCGCCGCTCATTACCGGCAACCTGACCGTTAAGGACAATAAAGCGATCTATACGACAGCACAGCCGGAGACAAAGCAAGCCGTTCAATTCATCGGTCAGCTGTTCACTTCGGGCGCAATCGACCCTGATTTGCTCACGAACAAAGGGACGGCCGCCCCTACGAAAGCTCAGAAGGGGCAAGTCGGCGTTATCTATGCAAACTGGTCCGATATGTTCAAGGATGAGCATATCAAGCTTATTACCGAGACGAACCCGAATGCGAAGTTTGTCAGCATTGATCCTCCGGTTGGACCTGGCGGCAAATTTATGGGCGCGTTCGACGACAGCTCCGCGGATTGGCGCGTCGCACTGCCGAAATCGCTCGAGAAATCGCCGGAGAAGCTGGACAAAGCACTCGCGTACCTCGATTTCATCACTGGAGCAGGCGAAGGACAGAATGTCGTCATGTTTGGCCTGGAGGGGACGCATTATACGAAGGAAGGCTCGACCATCAAGCCACTGCCAGCAATGTCCGAGCTGGGGACAACGTACCAGCTGCAGCTGACGGGCCGTGATGAAATTCCATACCTGTACACCAAGTTCCCGAAGCAGAAGGAATACATCGATTTTGCCGTGAAGCAGCCTTACCTGAAGGTGTACAACAACTTCCCTAAAATTCCGGAGGGCTTGAACAAGTCGGATAAGGATCGCTTCGAGAATGAAGAGATGATCAAATTCTTGTTTGGCAAGCGCCCCCTGGATCAGTACGATGATTTCATCAAGACCTTAAACACCACTTATCAACTTCCGAAGTATCTCGATGAGGCAACCAAATCATTCAAGGAACAAGGCATGATCAAGTAA
- a CDS encoding carbohydrate ABC transporter permease: MVMNSKERWYEGTVYVALLLLAALVVFPLLYVLSVSLTPYSEVMKNGGFRIIPTQITWEAYGMFLKDSTIPRAYGVSFFVTIIGTLLNVILTVLMAYPLSKKTLPGRSALLFIVMFTMMFSGGIIPTYLIVKATGLLNSVWSMIIPTAVGTFSLLITKTFFENIPESLIEAARIDGASESRVLVRIILPMSLPVVATIATFYGVMHWNEFFNAVMYITDTDKLPLQVVLRGILTASMSSEINSEKTVPTTTLQMAGVILSALPVVATYPFIQKYFTKGMLVGAVKG, encoded by the coding sequence ATGGTAATGAATTCGAAAGAGCGCTGGTACGAAGGTACCGTATATGTTGCCCTGCTTTTGCTCGCTGCTTTGGTCGTGTTCCCGCTACTGTATGTGCTGTCCGTATCGTTAACGCCCTATAGCGAAGTGATGAAAAATGGGGGCTTCCGCATCATCCCGACTCAGATCACCTGGGAAGCCTATGGCATGTTCCTAAAGGATTCAACCATCCCACGTGCATATGGCGTCTCCTTCTTCGTCACGATAATCGGAACACTCCTAAACGTCATTCTAACCGTTCTGATGGCTTATCCGCTAAGCAAAAAGACGTTGCCCGGAAGATCTGCCCTTCTGTTCATCGTGATGTTTACTATGATGTTTAGCGGCGGAATTATCCCTACCTACCTAATCGTTAAGGCCACGGGCTTACTTAATTCCGTGTGGTCGATGATTATCCCGACCGCCGTCGGAACGTTCTCGCTTCTCATTACGAAGACGTTCTTCGAGAACATACCGGAATCGCTCATTGAAGCGGCGCGAATCGACGGGGCATCCGAGAGTCGGGTACTCGTTCGCATTATCCTTCCGATGTCGCTGCCTGTTGTGGCGACGATAGCCACCTTCTATGGCGTGATGCATTGGAACGAATTTTTTAATGCCGTAATGTACATTACGGATACGGACAAGCTTCCACTGCAGGTTGTGTTGCGGGGAATCCTTACGGCCTCGATGTCGTCGGAAATCAACTCGGAGAAAACCGTTCCGACCACTACACTCCAGATGGCTGGTGTTATCTTGTCCGCATTGCCGGTTGTAGCGACTTACCCTTTTATCCAGAAATATTTCACAAAGGGCATGCTGGTGGGTGCGGTGAAAGGGTAG
- a CDS encoding FAD-dependent oxidoreductase produces the protein MKTIHEKYDVVVCGGGLAGVCAAVASARSGAATCLIQDRPVFGGNSSSEIRVPPQGAANFHAYARETGILSELLQEERAKNHENNHDNGLANSIWDLILYNKVVSTEGLTFHLNTSVTDVEVRDGNLTGIRASVANAETELKITGTVFIDCTGDGVIAAMAGCSWRMGTEGRSEFGEDHAPNEPSTDVMGSSIHFRARDIGRPIPFQAPEWAYSYDDPSVFYQGGRIPNSPENGYWWIELGVPWHTIYDNEKLRHELTRHVLGIWDYIKNKDPQLQAQASHFAIDWIGQVPGKRESRRIEGLYMMTEKDTQADALCEDEIAYGGWFIDLHSAGGLLAAFSELGAKDGHESASMHRSYVGPYRIPLRSLVARDISNLMLAGRNISVTHVVLGSLRVQGTTALLGQAAGTAAAYSVTATLGNMHAFVMNKEAVAAVQQRLLLDDCFLLGLGHTDLCDLAKEATVIASSQEFFEGSSHEPLPQESNRLVAKHAQWIGTGSGRIDTVRCLISNLSEQPQKLEATLWQVDHIWDYRVDPGAQLASYCTVVPPGPSPLWVDMPIRGELSENLQSRYLRLDLGANSQLAWHSTNEVAYGMPAAYDMGNGSMRRLGDGKSMAIIVDPAQDCYAPSNVLSGTTRPYRHTNIWRAASEEPLPAWLELEWTDQRLVRTIQLTFGGQLLRDYRFDPALSRSPDCPKRYLISMWSDGGWRELVTVTDNIARQRRHVLDASVFMSKLRVTFLEMNGESPPSLYEVRVYCKPV, from the coding sequence ATGAAGACAATCCATGAAAAATATGACGTGGTCGTTTGCGGAGGAGGCCTCGCCGGCGTATGCGCCGCGGTCGCTTCTGCTCGCAGCGGCGCCGCCACCTGCCTGATTCAGGACCGCCCCGTATTCGGGGGCAACAGCTCCTCTGAGATTCGAGTGCCTCCGCAAGGGGCCGCCAACTTCCATGCTTATGCAAGGGAGACCGGTATCCTCAGCGAGCTGCTACAGGAGGAACGGGCGAAGAATCATGAGAACAATCATGATAACGGTTTGGCCAACTCTATTTGGGATTTGATCCTGTATAACAAGGTCGTGTCGACGGAAGGCCTTACTTTTCATTTAAATACCTCCGTGACAGACGTGGAGGTTCGTGACGGAAACTTGACGGGCATTCGGGCTAGCGTCGCGAACGCCGAGACCGAGCTCAAGATTACGGGCACAGTCTTCATCGACTGCACCGGCGACGGGGTTATCGCGGCCATGGCGGGCTGCAGCTGGCGCATGGGAACCGAAGGTCGCAGCGAATTCGGAGAGGACCACGCTCCCAATGAGCCGAGTACCGATGTCATGGGGAGCTCTATTCATTTTCGAGCCCGTGATATAGGGCGACCGATCCCGTTCCAAGCGCCGGAGTGGGCTTACTCGTACGATGATCCCAGCGTGTTCTATCAGGGGGGGCGAATCCCGAACTCGCCCGAGAACGGCTACTGGTGGATCGAGCTCGGTGTTCCGTGGCATACGATCTATGATAACGAGAAACTACGCCATGAACTAACGCGACACGTCCTCGGCATTTGGGATTATATCAAGAATAAGGATCCTCAATTACAAGCCCAGGCCTCGCACTTTGCAATAGACTGGATCGGGCAAGTACCTGGTAAGCGCGAGAGCCGCCGAATCGAAGGGCTGTATATGATGACGGAGAAAGACACACAAGCCGACGCTTTGTGCGAGGACGAGATTGCATATGGAGGCTGGTTTATTGACCTTCATAGCGCAGGCGGCTTACTTGCCGCGTTCAGCGAATTGGGGGCCAAGGACGGACATGAGTCAGCTTCCATGCACCGAAGCTATGTCGGCCCGTATCGCATACCGCTGCGCAGTCTGGTGGCGCGCGACATCTCTAATCTAATGCTTGCGGGACGCAACATCAGCGTTACGCATGTCGTGCTCGGAAGCTTGCGCGTCCAAGGAACTACCGCGTTGCTTGGACAAGCTGCAGGAACGGCGGCAGCATATTCCGTAACGGCAACGCTAGGGAATATGCATGCGTTCGTCATGAACAAGGAAGCCGTAGCAGCAGTGCAACAGCGATTGCTGCTGGACGACTGCTTTCTTCTAGGTTTGGGGCATACGGACTTGTGTGATCTAGCCAAGGAAGCAACAGTAATAGCAAGCAGTCAGGAGTTCTTCGAAGGAAGCTCGCATGAGCCTCTACCTCAAGAAAGCAATCGGCTTGTCGCCAAGCATGCGCAATGGATAGGAACAGGATCCGGGAGGATTGATACCGTTCGTTGCTTAATCAGCAATCTGTCGGAGCAACCGCAAAAACTGGAAGCAACTCTATGGCAGGTTGACCATATCTGGGATTATAGAGTGGATCCTGGAGCTCAATTGGCCAGCTATTGCACAGTAGTGCCACCAGGACCCTCCCCCCTATGGGTGGATATGCCTATAAGGGGTGAACTGTCGGAGAATTTGCAGAGTCGTTACCTGCGACTTGACTTGGGGGCGAATTCCCAGCTCGCGTGGCACAGTACGAACGAGGTTGCGTACGGAATGCCGGCTGCTTATGACATGGGGAATGGCAGCATGCGCCGTCTAGGTGACGGCAAATCTATGGCCATTATCGTGGACCCAGCGCAGGATTGCTATGCGCCATCCAACGTGTTGTCAGGAACGACAAGGCCATATCGTCATACAAACATCTGGCGCGCCGCATCCGAAGAGCCGCTCCCCGCCTGGCTCGAGCTGGAATGGACGGATCAACGATTGGTGCGAACCATCCAGCTCACCTTCGGTGGTCAATTGCTGCGGGATTACCGATTCGATCCGGCCCTATCCCGCTCTCCCGATTGTCCGAAACGTTATTTAATCAGCATGTGGTCGGATGGTGGATGGCGGGAGCTGGTTACCGTAACCGATAATATTGCTCGGCAGAGGCGACACGTGCTCGACGCATCGGTGTTTATGTCCAAATTGCGGGTTACCTTCCTCGAGATGAACGGAGAAAGTCCCCCATCCCTGTATGAGGTACGTGTATATTGCAAGCCTGTATAA
- a CDS encoding DUF4183 domain-containing protein has protein sequence MAASLIKLYVSASASAPTASGGTVTTTVDPNVTRFDAVLTGGMITTDTTIPAASFSDDNGDPVVALPAPPTSGYYNVYVNGVLQEGGLSTLTTASLVLDTTLAVAGTPVVLEVADFSTTSSTITVEPTISAPTITITV, from the coding sequence ATGGCAGCTTCGCTCATTAAATTGTATGTATCAGCTTCGGCTTCCGCTCCGACAGCATCAGGAGGTACAGTAACCACAACGGTTGATCCGAACGTTACAAGATTCGATGCTGTGCTTACAGGAGGTATGATTACAACGGATACGACCATTCCGGCAGCAAGCTTCTCGGATGATAACGGAGACCCGGTTGTTGCTCTCCCTGCACCGCCGACAAGCGGTTATTATAATGTATATGTCAACGGTGTCCTGCAAGAAGGAGGTCTCTCCACATTAACAACAGCTTCTTTAGTGTTAGATACGACTTTGGCCGTCGCTGGCACGCCAGTCGTGTTGGAAGTAGCGGATTTCTCAACAACGAGCTCCACGATTACCGTAGAACCAACCATTTCAGCACCGACGATTACGATTACAGTATAA